The Panicum virgatum strain AP13 chromosome 5K, P.virgatum_v5, whole genome shotgun sequence genome has a window encoding:
- the LOC120710831 gene encoding chitinase CLP-like, with amino-acid sequence MSLLVFSLLLLLLVSPQGAPAADQQPPAKPILTPIFKDPSTSLYTIPIEDGGARLVLDLAGPLLWSTCAPAHRTIPCYSSVCRVAGRNPPGGCACTSGSQPNTNPTATGRRCTCTACPYNLVATGQCGRGDVTAVPLSANATDGKNPLFPVSFSAFGSCAPDALLASLPTGAAGVAGLSRLPLSLPSQVASALKVPKRFALCLPTSGARSGAAIFGGGPFQLLAAPPVDVAEGFFEDPHPFHFLKSPRNGAYYVRVTGIEVNNERVPLPPGTFDLDARSGTGGVMLSTATPYTTLRSDIYRPLRRAFDAATSGIPRAAPVEPFEMCYQVSALSSTRLGFAVANIVVLLDGGGSWLLAGNASLVQVNDRTVCFAFLETVAPGSPALIFGGFQMEDHLLLFDLDKEAFGFRGPLPGIRTNCGNFDFNMATF; translated from the coding sequence ATGTCGCTGCTCGTGTTCtcactactgctgctgctgctagtgtcGCCTCAAGGGGCGCCTGCCGCCGATCAGCAGCCGCCGGCGAAGCCCATACTGACCCCTATCTTCAAGGATCCCTCCACCTCCCTCTACACCATCCCCatcgaggacggcggcgcgcggctggtCCTCGACCTCGCTGGCCCACTGCTCTGGTCCACGTGCGCGCCGGCGCACCGTACCATCCCGTGCTACTCCAGCGTGTGCAGGGTCGCCGGCAGGAACCCGCCGGGCGGCTGCGCTTGCACGAGCGGCAGCCAGCCCAACACCAACCCCACAGCCACAGGGAGGCGCTGCACCTGCACCGCGTGCCCGTACAACCTGGTGGCCACCGGCCAGTGCGGCCGCGGCGACGTCACGGCCGTGCCGCTCTCCGCGAACGCCACGGACGGCAAGAACCCGCTGTTCCCGGTGTCCTTCTCCGCGTTCGGGTCCTGCGCGCCCGACGCGCTCCTGGCGTCGCTCCCCACGGGTGCCGCCGGCGTCGCGGGGCTGTCGAGGCTGCCCCTGTCGCTGCCGTCCCAGGTCGCGTCCGCGCTCAAGGTGCCGAAGCGGTTCGCCCTGTGCCTCCCCACCAGCGGCGCCAGGAGCGGCGCGGCCATCTTCGGCGGCGGCCCGTTCCAGCTCCtcgcggcgccgccggtggacgTCGCCGAGGGTTTCTTTGAGGACCCGCACCCATTCCACTTCCTCAAGAGCCCCAGGAACGGCGCCTACTACGTCCGCGTCACCGGCATCGAGGTGAACAACGAGCGCGTGCCCTTGCCGCCGGGGACCTTCGACCTCGACGCCCGCAGCGGCACGGGCGGCGTCATGCTCAGCACGGCGACGCCCTACACCACGCTGCGGTCCGACATCTACCGGCCACTGCGCAGGGCCTTCGACGCGGCGACCAGCGGCATCCCGCGTGCGGCGCCGGTGGAGCCGTTCGAGATGTGCTACCAGGTGTCGGCGCTGAGCTCGACCCGGCTCGGCTTCGCCGTGGCCAACATCGTGGTGCTGCTGGACGGGGGCGGGAGCTGGCTGCTGGCGGGTAACGCCTCGCTGGTGCAGGTGAACGACCGGACCGTGTGCTTCGCGTTCCTTGAGACGGTGGCTCCAGGCTCGCCGGCGCTCATCTTTGGTGGGTTCCAGATGGAGGACCACCTGCTGCTGTTCGACCTGGACAAGGAGGCGTTTGGCTTCCGGGGGCCGCTCCCTGGAATCCGCACTAACTGCGGCAACTTCGACTTCAACATGGCCACTTTTTAA
- the LOC120710316 gene encoding chitinase CLP-like: MSQRQSFLVAVTLCLFLAASFAPCTLASGGGKPLVTPITKDASTSLYTAPLEGGRPLVLDLSGQLVWSTCDASHPALEPYERECAEANRYMRPRCWAYAGSDGDGDGAISYGRGKCAAHPYNPVAGRCASGDLTPPWRPEITAAMEFTPLRRYQEQPGYYIWIKGINVNQNPVPLGYYGGGTPLVVGFSTTIPYTALRDDVYRPFVQAFDNASTSGFGIPRVAPVAPFEMCYNRSALRSTRVGYAVPQIDLIMEDGTRYAVFGANSLVQVDDATVCLAFLEIKPEELGYEHYGQQAPATVMGGYQMENNLLVFDEGFSTLLLFRQTTCSNFNFTMAV; encoded by the exons ATGTCGCAACGCCAATCCTTCCTCGTCGCCGTCACGCTCTGCCTCTTCCTGGCCGCGTCCTTCGCCCCATGCACGctagcaagcggcggcggcaagcctCTCGTCACGCCCATCACCAAGGACGCGTCCACCTCGCTCTACACCGCGCCCCTCGAGGGCGGCCGCCCGCTCGTCCTCGACCTCTCCGGCCAGCTCGTCTGGTCGACGTGCGACGCCTCGCACCCGGCGCTCGAGCCCTACGAGCGCGAGTGCGCGGAGGCCAACCGCTACATGCGCCCGCGCTGCTGGGCGTACGCCGgctccgacggcgacggcgacggcgccatcAGCTACGGCCGCGGCAAGTGCGCGGCGCACCCGTACAACCCCGTCGCCGGCAGGTGCGCGTCCGGGGACCTGAC cccgccatgGCGGCCGGAGATCACGGCGGCCATGGAGTTCACTCCGCTCCGCAGGTACCAGGAACAGCCCGGGTACTACATCTGGATCAAGGGCATCAACGTCAACCAAAACCCGGTGCCGCTGGGTTACTACGGCGGCGGCACGCCGCTCGTGGTCGGCTTCTCCACCACCATCCCGTACACGGCGCTCCGGGACGACGTGTACCGGCCGTTCGTGCAGGCGTTCGACAACGCCTCGACGTCCGGGTTCGGCATCCCGCGCGTCGCCCCGGTGGCGCCGTTCGAGATGTGCTACAACAGGAGCGCGCTCCGGTCGACCCGGGTCGGCTACGCGGTGCCGCAGATCGACCTGATCATGGAGGATGGCACCAGGTACGCGGTGTTCGGCGCCAACTCGCTGGTGCAGGTGGACGACGCCACGGTGTGCCTCGCGTTCTTGGAGATAAAGCCGGAGGAGCTCGGGTACGAGCACTACGGCCAGCAGGCGCCGGCCACGGTGATGGGCGGGTACCAGATGGAGAACAACCTGCTGGTGTTCGAcgagggct TCAGCACCCTGCTGCTGTTCAGGCAGACCACGTGCAGCAACTTCAACTTCACCATGGCTGTCTAG